A section of the Candidatus Thioglobus autotrophicus genome encodes:
- a CDS encoding rhodanese-like domain-containing protein, with product MTDQYQQLVETALTTVDEVFPWDLEEEIESTPELILLDIREADEFQKMHIKNSLHIPRGVLEGACVWNYDDTVPKLAKARDQNVVVICRSGNRSALAAQTMQTMGFENVRSLKMGIKGWNDNDMEMIDAQQNIVDIDEADEWLNRAVSKDKLSPQ from the coding sequence ATGACGGATCAATACCAGCAGTTAGTTGAAACAGCATTAACAACAGTCGATGAGGTTTTTCCTTGGGACTTAGAAGAGGAAATTGAAAGCACGCCAGAACTTATCTTGTTAGATATTAGAGAAGCAGACGAATTTCAGAAAATGCACATTAAGAATTCATTGCATATTCCTAGAGGCGTACTCGAAGGTGCCTGTGTTTGGAATTATGACGATACTGTGCCAAAGCTGGCTAAAGCACGCGACCAAAATGTCGTGGTTATTTGTCGATCTGGCAATAGAAGTGCCCTAGCAGCGCAAACAATGCAAACAATGGGGTTTGAAAATGTGCGTTCATTAAAAATGGGTATCAAGGGTTGGAACGATAATGACATGGAAATGATTGACGCACAACAAAATATTGTTGATATTGATGAGGCCGATGAATGGCTTAATAGAGCGGTTTCAAAGGATAAACTGTCGCCTCAATAA
- a CDS encoding response regulator, whose protein sequence is MNIYIIDDHALFRNGLIALLESKDILASAASSPTQGLEEIASLEVDIILLDLRMPQMSGIEVLKILKERQISAPVVMLTTSTEETDLRDCLKYGAQGYLLKDMDPDELVEALNEIAKGSIVVAQDMTHILAKVLRNELTESETSFEVLTNREKEVACQVSIGHSNKVIARELGISDGTVKLHVKSILKKLSLSSRVEVAVMVTEKGYCK, encoded by the coding sequence ATGAATATATATATTATCGATGACCATGCTCTATTTAGAAATGGTTTGATTGCTTTATTGGAGTCAAAGGATATCTTGGCTAGTGCCGCTTCATCGCCTACGCAAGGTTTAGAAGAGATTGCATCGCTAGAGGTGGATATTATTTTGCTAGATCTACGTATGCCACAAATGTCAGGTATTGAGGTTTTGAAGATCTTAAAAGAGCGCCAGATTTCAGCGCCAGTGGTTATGCTCACAACCAGTACCGAAGAGACGGATTTACGAGATTGTCTTAAATACGGTGCCCAAGGCTATTTACTAAAAGACATGGACCCTGATGAGCTCGTTGAAGCACTGAATGAAATCGCCAAAGGTTCAATTGTTGTGGCACAAGATATGACGCATATTCTGGCCAAAGTCCTACGCAATGAGCTAACTGAGAGCGAAACCTCATTTGAAGTTTTAACCAATCGTGAAAAGGAAGTTGCCTGCCAGGTATCAATTGGCCATAGTAACAAAGTCATCGCTAGAGAATTAGGCATTTCAGATGGTACGGTCAAATTACATGTTAAATCAATTTTAAAGAAGCTTTCTCTATCCTCGCGAGTCGAGGTGGCAGTTATGGTGACTGAAAAGGGTTATTGCAAATAA
- a CDS encoding GAF domain-containing sensor histidine kinase: MKIQYKFYLYFMVTALLSPFLLTEITLLYATKNMIDALLVALILFVYLGLYLSIRKDFLLPFSNLQAWVSGFKANQSMRLDEDHDTTFQPVATAINHLIDENQHLYDDMENILKKQIQRLSHKSASLETLYSVSSKLNQLHSTDELFEYFLGMFVSMTGASSGAARSLAEDGELYLVAQHGVIDPQGQELQVLSSDCFCGEVAMAKEAGVQFSVHSCAKCVGQESRKVADVGTIFIPLRHHGKTLGIFNLFFDSEPSLSFDERALLESIAENIAIALDKSTLNEQTKRMELSQERLFLSQEIHDSLAQTIYSLKLQVSVLGNSLKQAKQLDAHHQIEALQTNITQANQELRELMCNFRVPLDPKGIEVSLENLVNRFKSEEGIATFLQIKGKIKVDPEVEMQIMRITQEALSNIRKHAGARNVRILLTAKPNCQLLIEDDGIGFVKDQGASEIMGNNIGMNIMKERAQRIGAKIEVESEVDEGTRITVNFSK; the protein is encoded by the coding sequence ATGAAAATTCAGTATAAATTTTATCTTTATTTTATGGTGACGGCGCTATTGTCACCATTTCTACTGACTGAAATTACGCTGCTTTATGCGACTAAAAATATGATTGACGCACTTTTGGTAGCTTTGATTTTGTTTGTCTATCTTGGTTTATACCTCTCAATTCGTAAAGATTTTCTATTGCCTTTTTCCAATTTACAAGCCTGGGTTTCAGGCTTTAAAGCCAATCAAAGCATGCGCTTGGACGAAGATCACGATACAACGTTTCAACCAGTAGCAACCGCTATTAATCATTTGATTGATGAAAATCAGCATCTTTATGATGACATGGAAAATATCCTTAAGAAGCAAATTCAGCGTCTTAGTCATAAGTCAGCCTCTCTGGAAACACTTTATAGTGTGTCATCAAAGCTTAATCAACTGCATTCGACTGACGAGTTGTTTGAGTATTTTTTAGGCATGTTTGTCAGCATGACCGGCGCCAGCTCTGGTGCCGCCAGAAGTTTGGCAGAAGATGGAGAGTTGTATCTAGTTGCCCAGCATGGAGTGATTGATCCACAAGGCCAGGAGCTGCAAGTATTAAGCAGTGATTGTTTTTGTGGTGAGGTGGCCATGGCTAAAGAAGCAGGTGTGCAGTTTAGTGTACATTCTTGTGCCAAATGTGTGGGTCAGGAGTCTAGAAAGGTGGCCGATGTTGGTACCATTTTTATTCCGTTACGTCATCACGGGAAAACACTGGGTATATTTAATTTATTCTTTGATAGTGAGCCTTCACTTTCTTTTGATGAAAGGGCATTGTTAGAGTCTATTGCTGAAAATATTGCCATTGCGTTAGACAAATCTACTTTAAATGAGCAAACTAAACGCATGGAGCTGTCACAAGAGCGACTGTTCTTATCGCAAGAAATTCATGATTCTTTGGCGCAAACCATTTATAGTCTTAAGCTGCAGGTTAGTGTATTGGGTAATTCCTTAAAGCAGGCGAAACAGTTAGATGCACATCATCAGATTGAAGCTTTACAAACTAATATTACCCAAGCAAATCAAGAGTTAAGAGAGTTGATGTGTAATTTTCGAGTGCCACTAGATCCTAAAGGCATTGAAGTTTCATTAGAGAATCTGGTGAATCGTTTTAAATCAGAAGAAGGTATTGCAACATTCTTGCAAATTAAAGGCAAGATTAAGGTTGATCCTGAAGTAGAGATGCAGATCATGCGTATTACTCAAGAGGCTTTGTCTAATATCCGCAAGCATGCTGGTGCTCGCAATGTGAGAATTTTACTAACCGCCAAACCAAATTGTCAGTTGCTTATCGAGGATGATGGCATTGGTTTTGTAAAAGACCAAGGCGCTAGTGAAATAATGGGGAATAATATTGGTATGAATATTATGAAAGAGCGCGCCCAGAGAATTGGCGCTAAGATCGAGGTTGAGTCCGAGGTTGATGAAGGCACCCGAATTACTGTTAATTTTTCTAAGTAA
- the mnmE gene encoding tRNA uridine-5-carboxymethylaminomethyl(34) synthesis GTPase MnmE: MDSNESTICALASSIGKGGIGVVRVSGPLSQAIAQKMLGFVPKPRYAHYGSFFDNNHVEVDQGIALFFPGPNSFTGEDVLEFQGHGGLSVMRSLIEASIALGAKPAEPGEFSKRAFLNGKMDLVQAEAVADIIDANSEQASRSALRSLSGVFSKQVNALTQSIINLRIFVEATIDFSDEEIDFLQSEQVQVKTQAIKAEIQQILHAATQGAILREGLNVAIAGKPNAGKSSLLNALTQRSSAIVTDIAGTTRDVLRETIHINGMPLNIIDTAGLHESEDVVEKEGIKRARDAIAQADVVLLMYDAQDQSPDFSILPDAIDAKKLLIIKNKIDLTGEAVERQVEQNKTQLSICTKDIQGIDLLRQELADMAGFDSGAEGVVLARKRHIIALEESLNAIDNALIQLDGGAIELMAEDLRHAGQAMASITGEFSSDDLLGEIFSSFCIGK; the protein is encoded by the coding sequence ATGGATAGTAACGAGTCAACCATTTGTGCATTGGCCAGTAGTATTGGCAAGGGCGGTATTGGCGTCGTGCGTGTTTCTGGCCCACTTAGTCAAGCCATTGCTCAAAAAATGTTGGGGTTTGTACCCAAGCCTCGTTATGCACATTACGGGTCATTTTTTGACAACAACCATGTGGAAGTTGATCAAGGTATTGCATTATTTTTCCCAGGGCCAAACTCTTTTACTGGTGAAGATGTGCTTGAATTTCAAGGCCATGGTGGCTTGAGTGTCATGCGTTCTTTAATCGAAGCTAGTATTGCTTTGGGTGCTAAGCCGGCCGAGCCAGGCGAGTTTTCCAAGCGCGCTTTTTTAAATGGAAAAATGGATTTGGTGCAGGCCGAAGCCGTGGCAGATATTATTGATGCTAATTCTGAGCAGGCTTCTCGCTCTGCACTCAGGTCTTTATCGGGGGTGTTTTCAAAGCAAGTAAACGCCCTAACTCAATCCATCATTAATCTACGTATTTTTGTAGAAGCGACGATTGATTTTTCAGACGAAGAGATTGATTTTTTGCAATCTGAGCAAGTGCAAGTAAAAACTCAAGCCATTAAAGCTGAAATTCAACAAATTTTACACGCCGCTACGCAAGGCGCTATTTTGCGTGAAGGTCTCAATGTCGCTATTGCAGGTAAACCCAATGCGGGCAAATCCTCTTTATTGAATGCACTTACTCAACGTTCCAGCGCTATTGTGACAGATATTGCCGGCACCACCAGAGACGTGCTGCGCGAAACCATACATATTAATGGTATGCCACTTAATATTATCGATACTGCAGGATTGCATGAGAGTGAGGATGTGGTGGAGAAAGAAGGCATTAAAAGAGCACGCGATGCGATTGCTCAGGCGGATGTCGTGCTATTAATGTATGACGCGCAAGATCAAAGTCCTGATTTTTCGATATTGCCCGATGCTATCGATGCGAAAAAACTACTGATTATTAAGAATAAAATTGATCTGACGGGCGAAGCGGTTGAAAGACAGGTTGAACAGAATAAAACCCAGCTATCTATTTGTACTAAAGATATACAAGGTATTGATTTGTTAAGGCAAGAATTAGCAGATATGGCCGGTTTTGATAGTGGTGCAGAGGGTGTGGTATTGGCCCGTAAGCGCCATATTATCGCACTTGAAGAATCGTTAAATGCAATTGATAACGCTCTAATCCAACTTGATGGCGGTGCTATAGAGCTGATGGCAGAGGATCTTCGTCATGCTGGTCAAGCCATGGCTAGCATTACCGGCGAGTTCTCCTCAGACGATTTATTGGGTGAAATTTTTTCCTCTTTTTGTATTGGTAAATAA
- the gshA gene encoding glutamate--cysteine ligase, with the protein MNIEQKIQLLKPHAQLLSGNLMGIEKEGLRVSKKGGLSQAPHPSALGCALTHPNITTDFSESLLELVTPPLSSARSVLDFLQDTQHYLYCRLPKDQSFWPASMPCVMRGKTYIPIAQYGSSNRGKMKTVYRQGLANRYGSVMQVIAGIHFNYSFSEEFIEKFCALSENDQNKDGAYMALTRNVVRYGWIVPYLFGASPAVCKSFLKGYHQHSLVEFNDSTLYKPYATSLRMGDIGYQNLREDEAGVKANYNSLSHYVNSLKAGMATPCSDYEKFGLKADGEYQQLNANTLQIENEYYASVRPKPLIESGKKPLDSLSAKGIAYVELRSLDINPALPMGIDETQIHFLEVFLLFCLLKDSPAISTREQFEIDSNDQLIAHEGRKPNIKLKHQAKEISIAEFGEQLAVDLSLCATLFGAPYVQAVSDIVKRFDDPELTPSAQTLNNMKSQNQGFFDYINQYAKQYRQDFLVQDVNQAHFDYLDGQAQTSCQQQREIEVADTLSFDQYLAQYFNQV; encoded by the coding sequence TTGAACATAGAGCAAAAAATTCAATTACTCAAGCCTCATGCGCAATTACTTTCGGGTAATTTAATGGGTATCGAAAAAGAAGGTTTGCGCGTCTCTAAAAAAGGCGGGCTGTCGCAAGCGCCACACCCGAGCGCTTTGGGTTGCGCACTAACGCACCCGAATATCACCACGGATTTTTCTGAGTCTTTGTTAGAATTAGTCACGCCACCGTTATCCAGTGCACGCTCTGTGCTGGATTTTTTGCAAGATACTCAGCATTATTTGTATTGTCGCTTGCCTAAAGATCAAAGTTTTTGGCCGGCGAGCATGCCGTGTGTGATGCGTGGCAAGACTTATATCCCTATTGCTCAGTACGGCTCGAGTAATCGCGGCAAGATGAAAACGGTTTACCGCCAGGGTTTGGCGAATCGCTATGGTAGCGTGATGCAGGTGATTGCTGGCATTCATTTTAATTACTCATTTTCTGAAGAATTTATTGAAAAATTCTGTGCACTATCAGAAAATGACCAAAATAAAGATGGGGCCTATATGGCGCTCACTCGAAACGTGGTACGCTATGGCTGGATTGTGCCTTATTTATTTGGCGCTTCGCCGGCTGTTTGTAAATCATTTTTAAAGGGTTATCATCAGCATTCTTTGGTAGAGTTTAATGACTCAACTTTATATAAGCCTTATGCAACTTCCTTGCGTATGGGTGATATTGGCTATCAAAATTTGCGCGAAGATGAGGCGGGCGTAAAAGCCAACTATAATTCATTAAGCCACTATGTAAATTCACTTAAAGCAGGTATGGCAACCCCATGCAGTGATTATGAGAAGTTTGGCCTTAAGGCTGATGGAGAGTATCAACAGCTGAACGCTAATACACTGCAAATTGAAAACGAATATTATGCTTCTGTTAGGCCCAAGCCTCTAATAGAGTCTGGCAAAAAACCACTGGATAGTTTGAGCGCTAAAGGTATTGCTTATGTTGAGTTAAGATCGCTAGATATTAATCCTGCATTGCCAATGGGCATCGACGAGACGCAAATTCATTTCTTGGAAGTATTTTTACTATTTTGTCTCTTAAAAGATTCTCCTGCTATTTCCACCAGGGAACAATTTGAAATTGACAGTAATGATCAGCTGATTGCGCACGAAGGTCGCAAGCCAAATATAAAGCTTAAACATCAGGCTAAAGAGATTTCAATTGCTGAATTTGGCGAACAACTTGCTGTAGATTTGAGTCTGTGTGCTACGTTGTTTGGTGCGCCATACGTCCAAGCAGTAAGTGATATTGTGAAACGTTTTGACGATCCGGAGCTAACTCCTTCTGCACAAACACTCAACAACATGAAAAGCCAAAATCAGGGATTTTTTGATTATATTAATCAGTATGCTAAGCAATATCGTCAAGATTTTTTAGTTCAGGATGTTAATCAGGCGCATTTTGATTATTTAGACGGACAAGCGCAGACATCTTGCCAGCAACAGCGTGAAATAGAAGTGGCAGATACCTTGAGTTTCGATCAATATTTAGCGCAATACTTTAATCAGGTTTGA